A segment of the Acidobacteriota bacterium genome:
GCGATCAGCGGTTTGGATGCGAAAACGCACCATTGGGGATGCACCTCCCATCGAGGGCGCACCTCCCGTCGAATCCGTGGTGCTGCCTGGCGGTAACCACCCTCCGGCGATCCCGTTCGGCGGACTCCTCCGGGGGCCGGGCGCGACCGCACGCAGAGGTCCGGAAGGTCGCGGAGGATCGCCGGGGCGGGACGAGGCCCGCGAAGTGCGGGGCCGCCGCGGCCTCCGCCGGGCTCGCCCCGGGCGGCGGCCGCGCGTCAGCCCCCCTGGGGCTCGGGGCCGAGGTCGCCGAGGTCCTCGCCGAACAGCACCGGGCCCCCGGCGAGCAGGTGGAACCGGTGGGGTGCGTCCGACGGGAGGAGCGGGAGCGCCACCAGCTCCTCCGGAACCGGGTCAGAAATTTCGGCCCCGAGCAGCGGCAGCAGGCGCGCCGCCGCCTCCGGCGCGAAGCGCGCTCCCACCGGCGGCGGATCGGGAACGCCGGGCTGCCTCTCGCGATTCGCGGCGCGGCTCGCGAGGCGCGCCAGGCGGAGCGGGCGCGGCGTCGCGAAGGCCGGCAGGAGAAGACCGCCCGCGTTCCAGAAAGGAAGCATCCGGACGGGGGACGCGGGGGCGCCGGACGGGACCTGGAACGCCTCCACCGGCGAGGGCTCGGCGCCGTCGACCCGGTAGGCGCCGCGGCAGCCGCGGCAGAACGCGACGGCGTCCTCCGCGCGTCCGACGAGATCGGCGCCGCAGCGGGGGCAGGCGAGGGGGACGAACCGGGGTGGCCTCATGGCGCGTCCTCGTCGTCGGCGTGCCGGGCGAGGTGGCGAAGGATCGCCACCGTCGCCCCCCCGGCGGCCAGGGCCAGCAGCGCGAGGCGGGCGGTCCACGCGGCGCCGGCACCGTGCGGCACCCAGTCGGGCGGGAGCAGGGCGAGGCGGGCCAGCAGCCCGGTGATCCAGCCGCCTCCGGCCGCCGCCCCGGACAGAAGCCTCAGGGCGATCGGCCCGGCGGGCGAGCGGGGACGCCGGATCGAGATCACGCGACCGGTGACCGCGTCGACCGCCGCCGAGCCGCGCAGGCCATCCGCGAGCCCGAACCGTATGAGGTGGACCGGGGAGTAGACGAGGCGCACGTCCCGTCCCAGCGCGACCAGCTCCAACCGTTCCGTGCGCTCGAGCCCGCGGTCGACACTCTCCCGGTAGCGCTCCACCAGCAGGTCGGCGACGGCGACCGCCTCGTCCCGGCCGACGATCGGGTCGAGAACCGTCGCGCCGCGCCGCACCGACGGGTGGAACGGTTCGGGTCGCGGCAGGCGCTCCGGCGGGAGGGCGGCGGCGAAACCCTCGCAGAGCTGCCGCTGGGGGCCGAGCGTGGGGATGCCGTACTCGTCCAGCGGGCAGGCCGCGCACAGCGCGACGTGCCGCTTCTGCAACTCCCGCTCGACGTGTTCGGACCCCCGCAGCTCGTCCCTCCAGTGGTAGACGGCGTGCCCGTTTTCGAGGAGTCGGCGTTCGAGCTTGCGTTCGACGCGCCGCCGCTCGCCGGCGAGGCGTCCGGCGAGGAAGGTCGTGACGCGCCAGACGGGGACGTAGACGAGTTCGCACGCGTGCAGGGAGGCGGCCGACGCCTCTCCCTGCTCTTCGAGGCGGGCCCGCAGAGCGCGGAGAGCGAAGGAAGCGTCGACGGCCGGCGCGAAGACGATGCGCGGCGTCCCCGTCGGGTCGTCGATCTTCCCGAGGATCCCGCACGACCCGCAGCGCGCGAGTCCGGCCGGGCCGGCGCCGGGCACCGGCACGCCGCCGCACCGCGGGCAGGAGACGGCCCGCACCACCACCGGTGCCGCCGTCCCGGTCACCGCTTCCTCCCCGCCTTCCAGGCGAAGCCGGCGGCGACGGCGGTGGCGGCCAAGAGCCCGGGACCGGCCGGCAGCAGCAGCCCCGCTGCGGCCCCGGCGGCGAGGGCGGGGCCCCACCACCGCGCGAGGGAGCGGCGCCGGGTCTCGGGTCGCGGCACGAGATCGTCCGGCAGCAGCAGCTCGCCGTCGATCCCGTCGCACCAGGCGGCGAAACGCTCCTCCCCGCGGAGCAGGACGAGGCGATGGAACGGGTAGTAGACGACGGGGCGGTCGGCCGGGACGCCCCGGCTCGGGGCGACCCGCCGGCCTCCCGCCTCCGGCTCCGGACCCGCTTCGATCAGGTCCGCGCCCGAAGCGTGCCAGGCGCGCTCCAGCAGCGGTGGCAGGACGGCGAGCGGCACGAGCGGTCGCCGCGGATCGTCGCCTCGCGCGAACGGATACCAGATCAGAGCGCTTTCGTACGGCTGCCACGCCCGCCGGGCGCCGTCGCCGAGGGCCGCCAGCAGGCGCCGCCAGGCGTCCCGTTCGCTCACGCGCAGCCTCGCCTCGAGGGGGGCATGTGCCCCGCTCGCGTCCACCGCCAGGAGCGCGCCGCAGAACTCGCAGCGGGCCAGCGGGTCGGGCTGGCGGCTGTGGAACGGGGCCCCGCAGCAGGCGCACGCGCGCATCGGACAAAGCTCCCGGGCGGTCCGGGCCCGCCCTGCGCGGGAGAACGTCGCGTCCGCACTCCTCCGGCGTCAACCGGAGCGCGTTCGGGCTCTCCCGCACGCGGGGCGTGGGACGCCACCGCGGTGTATCATCGCCGCGGGATGCCGGAACCGGCCGCGGATGGCGGCTCCGGAAATCCCGGACCCCGCTTGATTAAGGAGAGAGTCAGCCGATGGCCAAGCTAGCCTCGCTGAGCGACGACAACTTCGACACCGAAGTGCTCGCCTCGGATCAGCCCGTCCTGGTCGATTTCTCGGCGGAGTGGTGCGGCCCCTGCCGCCAGCTCGCGCCGGTGGTCGAGAGTCTCGCCGAGGAGTACGCGGGCAAGGTCCGCTTCTATGCGGTCGACGTGGATCAGGCGCGGGCGACGGCGATGCGTTTCGGGATCGCGTCGGTGCCCACCCTGATGGTCTTCAAAGGGGGGCAGGTCGTCGCGCAGCTGGTCGGCGCTCGACCGCGGGCCGAACTCGCGAAAACGCTCGATCAGGTGATCGCGTCTTGAGGTCTTCCTTCCCGTGACGTCCGTCGCTGCGCTCGGACTCCGGCTCGCTCCGCTCGCCGGCCTGTTGACCGACCTCGAGAACTGGGCGGGTGGCGTCTCGGCGCGGCTGGCGGACGCGGTGGGGCACGTCTCCGATCCCCTGGCGCTCGGGATCTTCTTCGCCGCAGGCGTGCTCGCGTCGCTCACGCCGTGCGTCTATCCGATGATCCCGATCGTCGTCGCGTACATGAGCGGCGCGGAGTCGGCGGCGCTGGCGACCGGCGGAGCCCCCTCCGGACGCCGGGCCCGGGTCCTCGTCCGGTCCCTGGCGTACGTTTCCGGTATGGCGCTGGTCTACACCGGGCTCGGACTGTTCGCGCTCCTCGCCCGGCGTCCCTTCGGCTCGGTCACGCAGACGTTCTGGGGCTACGCGTTCGTCGCCCTGGTGCTGTTCGTGTTCGCCCTGTCGCTGCTCGGGCTGTTCGAAATCCGCGTGCCGAGCTTCGTCCTCGACCGGATCGGGAGCGGACCGCGCCAGGGACTGATCGGCGCCGTGGCGATGGGCGCCAGCTCGGCGGTGGTCGCCGCCCCCTGCGCGGCGCCGATCGTGGTGCCGCTGGCGGCGATCGTCGCCCAGCAGGGGAGGATCGTCTTCGGAACGCTGGCGATGCTCTCCTTCAGCCTGGGCCTGGGACTGCTCCTCCTGCTCATCGGGGTCAGCTCGGGCCTGGCGGCGACGATGCCGAAGCCCGGCGGCTGGATGGTCACGCTCAAGAAGGCCATGGGCGTCGTGATGCTCGGGCTCGCGGCGTGGTTTCTCTATCAGGGGTGGTGGCGGTTGTGAGGCGTCTGGTGGCGTGCGCCGTCCTGGCGGCGGGAGTGGTGGCCGCGCCGGCCGCCGCGCCCGACGCGGTGCCCGACGTTCCGCTGGTGGATCTGGGCGGCCGCCCCATCGATCTGCGGCAGGCCAGGGCGACCGAGCTGATCTTCGTCGCCGCGTGGTGCGAGCCGTGCGGACGGGCGCTGACGGCCGCACGCCGCCGCGCGGGGGCGCTGCGGCGCCAGGGGTATCGCACCGTCGTGGTGGGGGTGGGCACGCGCGAGTCGGCCGACGCGTTCGCCCGCTGGGCCAGGGGCTACGGGTTCGGCGATGCCCTGGTTTTCGATCGCGACGGCCGCATCGAGGCCGCGTTCGGTGCCGAGTACCTTCCGTGGCACGTGGTGATCGCCGGCGGGCGGGTGGTGCACCGCGGCGACCGCGCGCCCGGCCTGGAAGAGCTTCGGCGCTGGCTGGCCGGGGGCTGACGGGAGGACGCGTTGAGGCAGCGCCGGGAGCCGCAAGCGCTCGACTCGACGGCGGAGGGGCGCGGGACCGCCTACCTCGTCGGCGCGGCGCGCGAGGGCGTTCCTCCGGGTCTCGTCGCCTCCCACCTCGACGAACTCTCCGCTCTGGCCGACACCGCCGGATTCGAGGAAGCGGGGCGCGCGATCGTCCACCTCCGCCAGGTTCACGCCGCGACCTTCATCGGCCGCGGGCAGGCCGGGGACGTCGGGGCGATGGCCCACGGGCTGGGGGCCAGCGTGATCGTGGTGGACGAAGAGCTCACCCCGGCTCAGGTGAGGAACCTCGAGGCGGCGACCGGCCTTCCGGTGGTCGACC
Coding sequences within it:
- the trxA gene encoding thioredoxin, with translation MAKLASLSDDNFDTEVLASDQPVLVDFSAEWCGPCRQLAPVVESLAEEYAGKVRFYAVDVDQARATAMRFGIASVPTLMVFKGGQVVAQLVGARPRAELAKTLDQVIAS